A window from Kovacikia minuta CCNUW1 encodes these proteins:
- a CDS encoding SPFH domain-containing protein codes for MGLFEKIRAEFIDIVEWIDNSNDTIAYRFERHNNEIKMGAKLTVRPGQKAVFVNEGQIADSFQPGMYELTTQNLPILSTLKGWKYGFNSPFKAEVYFFNTKIFTNLKWGTANPITVRDPELGPVRLRAFGSYNLRVADPANLLQELVSTDGLFQVDEISDQIRNMIMTSLATAIGTARIPLLDFAARYGELGETIRTTMQPEVQRFGLELTQLLIENVSLPPEVETALDKRTSMGIIGNMQQYAQFQAANAIEESAKNPNGGGTPALDFGVGIAMGQQLINVMQQPAQTTASPVPPPPPPAVQWFISRDGQNFGPFPPNQLLQNGLTRESYVWRTGMAGWQRAEEVPDLASILSSVPPPPPGA; via the coding sequence GTGGGACTTTTTGAAAAGATTCGGGCTGAATTTATTGATATTGTCGAATGGATAGACAATAGCAATGACACGATCGCCTATCGCTTTGAGCGCCATAACAACGAAATTAAAATGGGTGCAAAGCTAACGGTGCGCCCTGGGCAGAAGGCCGTTTTTGTGAACGAAGGGCAGATCGCCGACTCCTTCCAACCTGGGATGTATGAGTTAACGACTCAAAACCTCCCCATCCTCAGCACCTTAAAGGGTTGGAAGTATGGGTTTAACTCTCCCTTCAAAGCTGAAGTTTATTTCTTCAACACCAAGATTTTCACCAATCTCAAGTGGGGCACCGCGAACCCAATTACCGTGCGCGATCCGGAGTTGGGTCCTGTACGATTGCGGGCATTTGGTAGCTACAACCTGCGAGTTGCCGACCCGGCAAACCTGTTGCAAGAGTTGGTCAGCACCGATGGTCTGTTTCAGGTAGACGAAATCAGTGATCAGATCCGCAACATGATCATGACATCGCTTGCCACGGCGATCGGCACCGCCAGAATTCCCCTGCTAGATTTTGCTGCCCGCTACGGCGAGTTGGGTGAAACAATTCGCACCACCATGCAACCCGAAGTCCAGCGGTTTGGGCTGGAACTCACCCAACTGCTGATTGAAAATGTGTCCCTGCCACCCGAAGTGGAAACTGCGCTGGACAAACGCACCTCGATGGGCATTATCGGCAATATGCAGCAATATGCCCAGTTCCAGGCGGCGAATGCGATCGAAGAATCTGCCAAAAACCCAAATGGAGGGGGCACCCCAGCCCTGGACTTTGGGGTTGGCATCGCGATGGGGCAACAACTCATCAACGTCATGCAGCAACCCGCTCAAACTACTGCGTCCCCTGTTCCACCACCCCCACCCCCTGCCGTGCAGTGGTTTATTTCCCGCGACGGGCAAAACTTTGGCCCCTTCCCACCCAATCAGTTACTTCAAAATGGTTTAACCCGCGAATCCTACGTCTGGCGCACCGGGATGGCTGGTTGGCAACGGGCTGAAGAAGTTCCCGATCTGGCATCGATCCTGAGTTCGGTACCACCACCGCCACCTGGAGCGTGA
- the cphA gene encoding cyanophycin synthetase, translating into MKILKVQTLRGPSYWSIRRQKLIVMRLDLEELADKPSNLIPGFYEGLTEVLPSLVEHFCSPGCRGGFLSRVREGTMMGHIIEHVALELQELAGMKTGFGRTRETAEPGVYQVVYEYLDEQAGRYAGRAAVRLCQSIIDTGHYPLEELEQDLKDLRMLWADASLGPSTEALVKEAEARGIPWFQLSARSMIQFGYGVHQKRIQATLSDRTGILAVELASDKEGTKKVLKDSGVPVPRGTVIGYLDELEEAIEAVGGYPIVVKPLDGNHGRGITININSWEAAEEAYDAAREVSRQVIIERYYQGRDHRVLVVNGKVVAVAERVPAHVVGDGESTIEALIEKTNQDPRRGEGHDNVLTKIAVDRTSWQLLEKQGYALDTVLPEGEVCYLRATANLSTGGTAVDRTDDIHPENVWIAQRVAKIVGLDIAGIDVVTPDITRPLREVDGVIVEVNAAPGFRMHVSPSEGIPRNVAEPVLSMLFPPGANGRVPIIALTGTNGKTTTTRLVAHIFKQTGQVVGYTTTDGTYIGDYLVEPGDNTGPQSAQLILQDPTVEVAVLESARGGILRSGLAFSACDIGVVLNVAADHLGLGDINTIEQMAQVKSVVAETVMPNGYAVLNADDPLVAQMASRVKGQVAYFSMNPENPLIQSHTQKGGLAAVYENGFLSILKGDWTLRIDQAVNVPLTLAGRAPFMIANALAASLAAFAQGVRIEDIRAALATFQASTNQTPGRMNLVNLGKFHALVDYAHNPHSYEALGGFVKNWPGERIGVVGGPGDRRDEDFVTLGRLSAQMFDRIIIKEDDDNRGRPRGDAAKLICEGIQQVKADARHETILDETTAIETALNSASLNGLVVILPESVTRAISLINARRPAQQEEIPPITSPSSNGTQSTTPAEAPSVPVSAESVEFVNFSH; encoded by the coding sequence ATGAAGATACTCAAAGTCCAGACACTCCGGGGTCCAAGCTACTGGAGCATTCGACGCCAAAAGCTGATTGTGATGCGGTTGGATCTGGAGGAACTGGCGGATAAGCCCTCTAATCTGATCCCTGGCTTCTATGAAGGACTGACAGAGGTTTTGCCAAGCCTGGTTGAGCACTTTTGCTCCCCTGGCTGCCGAGGGGGCTTCTTGAGCCGAGTGCGGGAAGGCACCATGATGGGGCATATCATCGAACACGTTGCCCTGGAACTGCAAGAGTTAGCAGGAATGAAAACGGGGTTTGGACGTACCCGTGAAACGGCTGAACCTGGCGTCTATCAAGTGGTGTATGAATACCTGGATGAACAGGCAGGGCGCTATGCTGGACGGGCAGCCGTCCGTCTGTGTCAGAGCATTATCGACACGGGGCATTATCCCCTGGAAGAGTTAGAACAAGATCTGAAGGATTTACGGATGCTGTGGGCGGATGCCTCCCTTGGTCCCAGCACCGAGGCGCTGGTGAAGGAAGCCGAAGCAAGAGGAATTCCCTGGTTCCAGTTGAGTGCCCGATCGATGATTCAGTTTGGCTATGGGGTGCATCAAAAACGGATTCAGGCAACCCTCAGCGATCGCACTGGCATTCTGGCCGTAGAACTTGCTAGCGATAAGGAAGGGACCAAGAAAGTCCTTAAGGACTCTGGCGTGCCCGTACCTCGTGGTACTGTAATTGGCTACCTGGATGAATTGGAGGAGGCGATCGAAGCGGTTGGTGGCTACCCAATTGTGGTTAAGCCACTGGATGGTAATCATGGGCGCGGGATCACTATCAATATCAACTCCTGGGAGGCAGCGGAAGAAGCTTACGATGCCGCCAGGGAAGTATCTCGTCAGGTCATCATTGAACGCTATTACCAAGGACGGGATCATCGGGTGTTGGTGGTCAATGGCAAGGTGGTTGCAGTTGCCGAGCGGGTTCCAGCCCATGTGGTGGGGGATGGAGAATCCACGATCGAGGCACTGATTGAAAAGACAAACCAGGACCCGCGCCGGGGTGAGGGGCACGATAACGTGCTGACGAAGATCGCCGTCGATCGCACCAGTTGGCAACTCCTGGAGAAACAGGGATATGCCCTTGACACGGTTTTACCTGAGGGAGAGGTTTGCTACTTGAGAGCGACTGCAAACCTGAGTACCGGCGGAACCGCAGTCGATCGCACGGACGACATTCACCCCGAAAATGTCTGGATCGCCCAGCGCGTCGCAAAAATTGTAGGATTGGACATCGCCGGGATTGATGTTGTCACCCCTGACATTACCCGTCCCCTGCGTGAAGTGGATGGCGTCATTGTCGAAGTCAATGCCGCTCCTGGGTTTCGGATGCACGTCAGCCCCAGTGAGGGGATTCCCCGTAACGTGGCGGAACCCGTCCTCAGCATGCTATTTCCGCCTGGTGCCAATGGTCGAGTTCCAATCATTGCGCTGACGGGTACGAATGGCAAAACCACCACCACACGCCTGGTTGCTCATATCTTTAAACAAACAGGGCAGGTTGTCGGCTACACCACAACCGATGGGACCTACATTGGTGACTACCTGGTCGAACCCGGAGACAACACAGGTCCCCAAAGTGCCCAGCTCATCCTCCAAGATCCCACGGTTGAAGTGGCGGTTCTGGAAAGTGCAAGGGGTGGAATTCTGCGATCGGGCCTGGCATTTAGTGCCTGTGATATTGGGGTTGTCCTTAACGTTGCCGCCGACCACCTGGGTTTGGGTGACATTAACACGATCGAACAAATGGCACAGGTGAAAAGCGTAGTTGCTGAAACCGTAATGCCAAATGGCTACGCGGTTCTGAATGCGGATGATCCCCTGGTGGCCCAAATGGCCAGTCGGGTGAAGGGTCAGGTCGCCTATTTCTCAATGAATCCTGAAAACCCCCTGATCCAGTCCCACACTCAAAAGGGTGGGTTGGCAGCCGTTTATGAGAATGGTTTTCTATCGATTCTGAAGGGAGATTGGACCCTGCGGATCGATCAGGCAGTAAATGTGCCCTTAACCTTAGCGGGCCGTGCCCCCTTCATGATTGCCAATGCCCTGGCCGCCAGTCTGGCAGCATTTGCCCAGGGCGTCCGGATTGAGGATATCCGGGCAGCCCTGGCAACCTTCCAGGCATCGACAAACCAGACACCCGGACGGATGAATCTGGTGAATTTAGGTAAGTTCCACGCCCTGGTGGACTATGCCCACAATCCCCATAGTTACGAAGCCCTGGGAGGGTTTGTGAAGAACTGGCCCGGTGAGCGGATCGGTGTGGTGGGAGGACCGGGCGATCGCCGTGACGAAGACTTTGTTACCCTGGGTCGGCTCTCTGCCCAGATGTTCGATCGCATCATTATCAAAGAAGATGACGATAACCGGGGTAGACCCCGTGGGGATGCCGCCAAATTAATCTGCGAAGGAATTCAGCAGGTTAAAGCAGACGCCCGCCACGAAACAATTCTGGATGAAACGACCGCCATTGAAACAGCCTTAAACTCTGCTTCCCTGAATGGTTTAGTTGTCATCCTGCCAGAAAGCGTTACCCGCGCAATCAGTCTGATTAATGCCCGCCGTCCTGCCCAGCAGGAGGAGATACCGCCGATCACGTCTCCATCAAGCAACGGAACTCAGTCCACCACTCCTGCTGAAGCACCGTCAGTCCCCGTTTCCGCAGAGTCGGTAGAGTTTGTCAACTTCAGCCATTAG
- a CDS encoding transposase → MTIAQREQLIHRVKAVSFQPELDEALEQALREAVISAVKITLESALKEELKAELAKMGDDRPRRSGYFQRRLDTQYGQVKDLRVPKLRERNPEREWQILQRYQRGLGNLLNWLCCLYVMGLSLRDLQEALYFLIGHVLSRSAVNQVTLQIQQHLDTRRLAPIGKTPAILIVDGVWVEIQYTREAFKLDRAGHLRQSRQAEERVILAVLAVWEDGSYEILHYEIASDEGEAEWEALFEHLIARGLQADAVKLVVSDGSLGLPKALKKTLPQAQQQRCITHKIRGIERYLSYEDLPKTDEQEQPLKREDAKRQRRFEIASEAYQIYNAETLEQARQRLEQFITKWETQEPKAIQVFQRDLELTLTFYQFAPNLHRHIRTTNHLERLFREFRTKSDEIGAFPHETSCLTVFFLVIERDHAKHDRKTVAKNS, encoded by the coding sequence ATGACCATAGCCCAACGAGAACAACTAATCCATCGAGTCAAAGCCGTCAGTTTTCAACCTGAACTGGATGAGGCGTTAGAACAGGCCCTCAGAGAGGCCGTCATCAGTGCCGTCAAAATCACCTTGGAGAGCGCACTGAAAGAGGAACTCAAGGCAGAACTAGCCAAAATGGGAGACGATCGACCTCGACGTTCCGGGTATTTTCAACGGAGACTCGATACCCAGTATGGCCAGGTGAAGGATTTGCGAGTTCCGAAATTACGAGAACGCAACCCAGAACGAGAGTGGCAGATTCTCCAACGTTACCAACGGGGCTTAGGCAACCTGCTCAACTGGTTGTGTTGTTTGTATGTGATGGGACTGTCGTTGAGAGATTTGCAAGAGGCGCTATATTTTCTCATAGGACATGTGCTTTCCCGCAGTGCTGTGAACCAAGTCACCCTCCAGATTCAGCAACACTTAGACACTCGTCGCTTAGCCCCGATTGGCAAAACCCCTGCGATATTAATCGTCGATGGGGTGTGGGTAGAGATTCAATATACCCGAGAAGCGTTTAAGCTAGACCGGGCAGGACATCTGCGACAAAGTCGGCAGGCCGAAGAACGGGTAATTTTGGCAGTTCTAGCCGTCTGGGAGGATGGGTCTTATGAAATCCTGCATTATGAGATTGCCTCCGACGAAGGAGAAGCAGAGTGGGAGGCCTTGTTTGAGCATTTAATCGCCCGAGGACTGCAAGCCGATGCGGTGAAATTAGTGGTCAGTGATGGCAGTTTGGGATTGCCCAAGGCGTTGAAAAAGACCTTGCCCCAGGCCCAACAGCAACGCTGTATCACGCACAAAATCCGAGGGATTGAGCGCTATTTGAGTTATGAGGATTTGCCGAAAACCGATGAGCAGGAACAACCCCTGAAGCGGGAAGATGCCAAACGGCAGCGTCGATTTGAAATTGCCTCTGAGGCTTATCAAATCTACAATGCAGAGACTTTGGAGCAGGCAAGGCAACGGTTAGAGCAATTCATCACCAAATGGGAAACACAAGAACCCAAAGCCATCCAAGTCTTTCAACGCGATCTAGAGTTGACCCTGACTTTCTATCAATTTGCACCAAACCTGCATCGGCATATTCGCACCACTAATCATTTGGAGCGGCTATTTCGAGAATTTCGCACCAAGTCAGATGAAATTGGGGCATTCCCGCATGAAACGAGTTGCCTCACTGTCTTTTTCCTCGTGATTGAGCGTGATCATGCCAAACATGACCGTAAAACCGTGGCGAAAAATTCGTGA
- a CDS encoding DUF1517 domain-containing protein, whose amino-acid sequence MQEDLEDFDSYELTNDIITISKLQVALRTRARTLQAKLDQLTKSADTRTVEGLFTLLQQIATLLLDNTEFWTHVLARSQTVDGREAATELFYQLLQQERAKSIGESFNPEKGEFAQANSESSYSSHSDHIVVTLLLMTADDQPLFGEIYSASLLRDVLQEITMMRSRYLMIFEFLWVPQDETETLTDKEMQSMYRHMVEIG is encoded by the coding sequence ATGCAGGAAGATTTAGAAGACTTTGATAGTTACGAACTGACGAACGATATCATCACCATCAGTAAGTTGCAGGTTGCCCTGCGGACAAGGGCACGCACCCTCCAGGCAAAACTAGACCAACTGACTAAAAGTGCGGATACCCGGACAGTAGAAGGATTATTTACCCTATTGCAGCAGATTGCGACTTTGCTGTTAGATAACACCGAGTTTTGGACGCATGTTTTGGCGCGTTCACAGACGGTAGACGGTCGAGAAGCGGCGACAGAATTGTTCTATCAGCTTTTGCAGCAAGAACGGGCAAAGTCGATCGGGGAATCCTTCAACCCGGAGAAGGGGGAATTTGCTCAGGCAAATTCGGAGTCTTCGTACAGTAGCCATTCAGACCATATCGTGGTGACGTTGTTGCTGATGACAGCAGACGATCAACCTTTGTTTGGTGAAATCTATTCTGCGTCTCTGCTGCGGGATGTTTTACAAGAAATTACAATGATGCGATCGCGCTACCTGATGATTTTCGAATTCCTTTGGGTGCCTCAAGATGAAACAGAAACTCTGACTGACAAGGAAATGCAGTCAATGTATAGGCATATGGTTGAGATTGGCTAA
- a CDS encoding cyanophycinase, with translation MNRSSVPTSVSKLLERWFHSTPERFPVPQQEFQSFGEKMPQSTKTAIMVIGGAEDKVHGREILSSFFSRSGSTEARIAIIPSASREPAIIGERYRSIFEEMGAKGIEILDIRDRDQCEDALIRSYAENCTGVFMTGGDQLRLCGLLADTPLMKTVRQRAQRGEITLAGTSAGAAVMGHHMIAGGGSGESPNRSLVDMTTGLGIIPEVIVDQHFHNRNRMARLMSAIAAFPDRLGIGIDEDTCALFEGDGLLQVIGKGTVSVLDPAEMSYTNHPHIGATDPISMGNLRLHILSHGDRYDLRKRIALFPGCSIS, from the coding sequence ATGAACAGAAGCAGTGTCCCTACTTCAGTCAGTAAGCTACTGGAGCGTTGGTTTCACAGCACGCCTGAGCGTTTTCCTGTGCCGCAGCAAGAATTTCAGTCCTTTGGAGAGAAAATGCCCCAGTCAACGAAAACAGCCATTATGGTGATTGGGGGAGCGGAAGATAAGGTTCATGGACGAGAAATCCTGAGTAGCTTTTTTAGCCGCTCCGGATCGACTGAAGCCCGGATTGCAATTATTCCCTCCGCTTCCCGCGAGCCTGCCATTATTGGGGAGCGTTATCGCAGTATTTTTGAGGAAATGGGGGCTAAGGGAATTGAGATTCTGGACATCCGCGATCGCGACCAGTGTGAGGATGCCCTGATCAGAAGTTATGCCGAAAACTGTACCGGCGTCTTTATGACGGGGGGAGACCAGTTACGGCTGTGTGGCTTGCTGGCTGACACTCCACTCATGAAAACCGTCCGTCAACGGGCGCAGCGTGGCGAAATTACCCTGGCTGGTACCAGTGCGGGTGCTGCTGTAATGGGTCATCATATGATTGCAGGGGGGGGGAGTGGCGAGTCACCCAATCGATCGCTGGTTGATATGACGACGGGTTTAGGGATTATCCCAGAAGTGATTGTGGATCAACACTTTCATAACCGTAATCGCATGGCTCGCTTGATGAGCGCCATTGCCGCCTTTCCCGATCGTCTGGGGATTGGCATTGACGAAGACACCTGTGCGCTATTTGAGGGCGATGGACTGTTGCAGGTTATCGGCAAGGGAACCGTCAGCGTCCTTGACCCAGCAGAAATGTCCTATACCAACCACCCCCACATTGGGGCAACTGATCCAATCAGCATGGGAAACTTACGACTCCATATTCTGAGTCATGGCGATCGCTACGATTTGCGCAAACGGATCGCCTTGTTTCCTGGCTGTAGCATCTCCTGA
- a CDS encoding Uma2 family endonuclease has protein sequence MTFTKVRLWTVEEYHRMIEAGILTPSDRVELLQGQIVRMSPQLPPHASTTQRTARYLDRLLAEYAYVRMQLPVTLKPNSEPEPDIAIVRFDLKEYVDRHPAPDDISLIIEVADTSLQDDRTIKAPLYARAGIPEYWILDVNTRQVYVFRDPQEDGYTQEVVLTEENTLSPIAFPDISISFNQLFP, from the coding sequence ATGACTTTTACAAAGGTTCGCCTCTGGACGGTGGAGGAATACCACCGCATGATCGAAGCGGGAATTTTGACACCAAGCGATCGAGTTGAACTTCTACAAGGGCAGATTGTTAGAATGAGTCCTCAGCTACCGCCCCACGCATCAACGACACAAAGAACTGCCCGTTACCTGGATCGGCTGCTAGCTGAGTACGCTTATGTAAGAATGCAACTTCCGGTTACCCTCAAGCCTAACTCTGAGCCAGAACCCGATATTGCGATCGTTCGCTTTGATCTGAAGGAATACGTTGATCGCCATCCCGCACCCGATGATATTTCTTTGATCATTGAGGTTGCTGATACGTCTCTGCAAGACGATCGCACAATCAAGGCCCCCCTCTATGCCAGAGCCGGAATTCCGGAGTATTGGATTTTGGATGTGAATACTCGCCAGGTTTACGTGTTCCGTGACCCACAGGAGGATGGTTACACGCAGGAAGTTGTTTTGACTGAAGAGAATACGCTGAGTCCGATCGCATTTCCTGATATTTCCATCTCCTTCAACCAGTTGTTTCCCTAA
- the trmD gene encoding tRNA (guanosine(37)-N1)-methyltransferase TrmD translates to MRFDIITLFPDFFTSPLNSGLMGKALAKQIAQVHLTNPRDFALDKHRRVDDEPYGGGVGMLMKPEPIFAAVESLPVLPRREVVLTTPQGETLNQPMLQGFATTCDQLVIICGHYEGIDERVLNLVTREVSLGDFVLTCGEIPALTILNGTIRLLPGTVGKEESLKAESFEEGLLDYPQYTRPPIFREWAVPDVLLSGNHAAIARWRKEQQIQRTRDRRPDLYEKWAKETGKGNGE, encoded by the coding sequence ATGCGATTTGACATTATCACCCTATTTCCTGACTTTTTCACCTCCCCCCTCAATTCTGGACTAATGGGGAAAGCTTTGGCAAAACAAATTGCCCAGGTACATCTGACCAATCCCCGTGATTTCGCCCTCGATAAGCATCGCCGCGTCGATGATGAACCCTATGGGGGCGGAGTTGGGATGCTGATGAAACCAGAGCCTATATTTGCCGCGGTCGAATCCTTGCCTGTGCTTCCCCGGCGAGAAGTGGTGTTAACCACCCCTCAAGGTGAAACGCTGAATCAACCGATGTTGCAGGGGTTTGCCACCACCTGTGATCAATTAGTGATCATCTGTGGACATTATGAAGGAATTGATGAGCGTGTCCTTAATCTTGTCACTCGCGAAGTGTCCCTGGGGGACTTTGTGCTTACCTGCGGCGAAATTCCCGCACTGACCATCCTGAATGGCACCATCCGTCTGTTGCCAGGAACGGTTGGCAAAGAAGAATCTCTTAAAGCTGAGAGCTTCGAGGAAGGATTGCTGGACTATCCCCAGTACACCCGCCCCCCAATTTTTCGAGAATGGGCAGTTCCAGACGTGCTGCTTTCGGGTAACCACGCTGCGATCGCCCGCTGGCGCAAAGAACAACAAATTCAACGCACCCGAGATCGACGCCCAGACCTGTATGAGAAGTGGGCGAAGGAAACAGGAAAGGGGAATGGGGAGTAG
- a CDS encoding DUF1517 domain-containing protein codes for MERSRHKRFGALAKICAGVVIGILWSNSFGLRLITDATGPDLKFDTQAYARSSGGRAGGGSFRSSPSRSGSSGSPSGGSYSRSNPSWDYQPYPSSPSYSRPSYRGPVIVPVPAGPPIYVPSGPPAYSDPYYTEPRRYPNATGSNRSTDDGGWGIVALLLIGLSVPVVLMLVFSSLRARQGGGGIGGGGGGTELANDTVTVSKVQVALLAQARSTQAELNQLSQTIDTSTPEGLLQLLQEAVLALLRTPENWSHVRGSSETVRNLTEAEAMFNKLSIAERSKFSVETLTNVGGRINRQTFKPDSDQDPASYIVVTLLIGTAHDKPLFSEIHTVEELKDVLEKLASVPADYLMVFELLWSPQDEADHLTYDELLTEYSDMVQL; via the coding sequence ATGGAACGCTCAAGACACAAACGCTTTGGTGCGTTAGCGAAGATTTGTGCAGGAGTTGTGATCGGTATACTTTGGTCCAATTCTTTTGGGCTTCGTCTGATTACTGATGCCACTGGGCCAGATCTCAAATTTGATACCCAGGCCTATGCCCGCAGTAGCGGAGGGCGTGCTGGAGGTGGGTCATTTCGTTCATCCCCATCCCGTTCTGGGTCCAGTGGTTCCCCTTCTGGTGGTTCCTACTCCCGTTCTAATCCCTCCTGGGATTACCAACCCTATCCTTCCTCCCCTTCCTATTCTCGGCCTTCTTACAGAGGACCTGTAATTGTTCCCGTACCTGCTGGTCCCCCAATCTATGTACCATCGGGACCTCCTGCCTACAGCGATCCCTACTACACAGAACCCCGGAGGTATCCCAACGCTACTGGCTCAAATCGTTCAACCGACGATGGTGGCTGGGGAATTGTGGCGTTGTTGCTGATCGGGCTTTCTGTTCCCGTTGTCTTGATGTTGGTCTTTTCCTCGCTGAGAGCACGCCAGGGAGGAGGAGGAATTGGCGGTGGGGGTGGGGGAACAGAGTTGGCGAATGATACTGTGACGGTTAGCAAAGTCCAGGTGGCTTTGCTGGCACAGGCGCGTTCTACCCAGGCTGAATTGAATCAATTGAGTCAGACTATTGATACCAGTACTCCAGAAGGATTGTTGCAATTGTTGCAGGAGGCGGTGCTGGCACTCTTACGCACCCCGGAGAACTGGTCGCATGTTCGAGGCAGTTCAGAAACCGTCAGGAATTTGACCGAAGCGGAGGCGATGTTTAACAAACTGTCGATCGCAGAACGGAGCAAATTCAGTGTGGAAACCCTGACCAATGTTGGCGGCAGAATCAATCGTCAAACCTTCAAGCCTGACTCCGATCAAGATCCGGCATCATATATTGTGGTCACCCTTTTGATCGGTACTGCCCACGACAAACCCTTATTCAGTGAAATTCACACGGTAGAAGAACTGAAGGACGTGCTAGAAAAGCTAGCATCAGTACCCGCTGATTACCTAATGGTGTTTGAGTTGCTGTGGAGTCCTCAGGATGAAGCGGATCATCTCACCTACGACGAGTTGCTGACTGAATACTCGGACATGGTGCAGCTTTGA